The nucleotide window ATTAATGAATGCTAGACATTTAACCATACCAGGAGATCTTAAGATGTTATGCTTGCCAAAAATCCTGGACATAAAAAATACATACTGTGATATTCCATGTATATGCCATGTAAGAGCAAGCAAAATTAACCTACAGTGAGAGATGAAAACATTGTTTTCTGAAAGTAGAAACTGACTAGAAAGGCTATTAGAGTAAATTTCCCAAGGTGATGAATTCTTTTCTGCCTTGATTCAGCTGTTGTTTACATAGTTTAATTGTTTATAAAAGTTTGTTGAACTGTATCATTAATTTCTATGAATATTTTGTATTATAGTATAGATTATATTTCAATGAAAGAGAATTTGGAGATAATTAGGATGAGATTCTATTTTCCACCAAGcaataattaaaataatgtcAGATAGGAAATACTCTCTGTAAGGCCTGTGTTTGTTATGGAAAATTATACAACTTGATGAACAGAAATGTCCATTGCAGTActaaacataaaaatgtaaacacaGTATATATAGTTTCTATAATAGAACAAATAATTGGATGAATGACAGTATGACTATGAGAACTGTACAAACAGTGATGTACAGAGGTCTATGTTCCTTGCTCGTATGACTCATATTCTGGTAAGCAAAAGTGTATATTGTAACCACAGTTTGTGTTTTAAAGAACAAATTTCTATCATGCtatctatatttgtgtttttatgggccAAAGAAGCAAGCAAAAAAGCGAACACAAGTGTCTGTGGAGAATGCTGTATACGGATGGACTTAGAGAAATGTACTTGTCAAACTGTCACCACTGATTAAGAGTGAAAAGAGCTGTGTTTCAGGACTTTAGGATATTTTGTAGACTGCAGGGGCCATGAATGAGTTAGCTCAtgtactaaaagaaaaagaaaagatgtatGTAAACTCCAGTTCCTAGTTGCACTGCTGTGAAAAAGAAATACATGTACTAATGAGAAGCAGGGAAGAGCTTTGTGCTGTTCCTAGCttcttgggaaaagaataatgaattttaatgaataaagaataagaattttaatgaatatttttgtGAAACAGTCAAACagtgttgattttattttttaaagagttattgagggctgtggagatggctcagaggttaggagtactcgctgctcttccagaggtcctgagttcaattcccagcagccacatggtggctcacaaccatctataataagatctggtaccttcttctggcatacatgtgtacatacatacagaacatcatataaataaataaataattttttaaaaagttattgaatgttatttttatattttaaatgtttttaaaaaataacattttcttcttaaaaCTGGACTATCTGAGTCAATTAGAATTCTTCTTTCAGGATCTAGGAAGCATTAAGAAGCTAGGTCTCAGCAACACATGTTAGAAGTCCTGAGACTCAGAGATTCGGGATCATGATCAAAAGTAAGTTAGGCACAGAAGTTGTACTGCATGCAGCAGctatggaggaggagaaaggcacAGCAGTGGAAGACAGTGGGTATGCATGTGGACAGTAGCTGTACTTACAAGTGGTAGAGCCTTACAACAGAGTGCTAACTTTCTGATTTCAAGACCTCAGGTCTGATGAGTCTGACCTCAGGCAGGGTTCCCAAGGAGGTGTGCACCAAGAGTAGCTCTGGCCTTAGTGATCTGTAAGAGTCTGTGTGGGGAGTTTCTTGAACACTAGAAACAGTCTCTAGCCTtctcagttacatatgtgtatttGAGGTGGACTGACTCAGACCTAGGGATAAAGAAGCCCCACAAACCTTTTCTCATGAAAGGAGAAATGGACTGGTCCAGGATAGACTTGGGGACTGTAGAACGATTTGTCATAGgattctctttcattttctcaaatgatGTCTCCTGGACAATTTTATCCAGCACTGCTTCATCCAAGTTCTTTCCCATGAACTGCATCACCTTCTGGATTTCATGCCTTGGGTTCTGTGGGTGAGAGTAACATTGAGTTGACTAGAAGAGAGTTTTGATAGGATCCCATTTTCCCAGACAGGGATTGTCAGAATCTCATTCCTAAAGCAGCTTCTCTGTTCCTTGAATAAGGGatctcttgtgtattgtatggaggTAACACCCGTCAATTAAAAACCTGTGGCCTATGGCTGAGACAGGAAATAGGCAGGATGTCCAGGAGGGATTCTAGGAGAGAGCCGGGTATGTGGGATTCTGGCAGGCAAGATGTGAGAACAAACTCATGAGCCCAGGTATCTAACCAAGTAGCaaaatgtaaattagtataaatgggtagttttaagttatgagctagatTGAGAAGAGCCTACCTGTATGGTCTAGGTACTAGTAAATAATAATTTAGTCTCTTGAGTAATTATTTCCAGGGAAATttgggaaagggaggaaaagctTCCTGCAAGACTGTCTGATCCAGAAGCAGTAGTTTACTTGCCCTCTTCAAATCTtcatagaaaaggaagagaatCTGGTGTCTGTCTTGTATTTCCCACCATCCTTTCACATGGTCGAACCAGGATCCCCAACTTACTGTAACAGACAAGAACATTTTTCATGGACACAAACCTTCTAAGATtcagaatggggggggggagttgtgCTTAAAGTACATCAGAAAcatggaataaaaaaaattctatatcAGATATATCTTAAGGACATTGCACTTCTTGATTCTGGGGTCATGTGTTTTGGGTCAGTCTTGGGGTTTTGCCTTAATATGCTAAATAATGTGGCTTCATGTTGGTTATGCACAATCACTTGCAAGGTCATATTATGTGTGATATGGATACCCAAGCTAAGGGTAGTTCTATAGGCCAGGGATCCTCGAATAAATGCTTCGGAATAGAAGGCAGACAACATTCTGGGGAGTCAACTGTGATGAGTGGTTCTTTCAATTCAGGATCACTGGAGTAAGAACACGGGGGAACAAAGCACTTTTATTTACCTTTTCCATTGATGAAGGTTTCGAAATACTCGTCCCAGGTGCCTGGATCAGGGAGCACCTGGCTCATCCTATAGAAGTGGTAATAGGAAACCATGCAGTCTTTTGCGTTTCGAGCCACATAAAGGAACTTTGGAAAAGAAGAGAGGTGGGTTAAAGGGGCAAAAATATACTAAGTTTTGAGTTCTGCTTTAGCTGAGTCCCTTTGAAGGCTGCTCAGCTCTCTTGGACTGGCAGCACTCCTAAGCCAATTATGCTACCTCTAACTCATTAAGAGTTAGCACAATTCTTGATTACCCCTTGTTATCAGAAGCGAACTCTTTTTCTAGAAACTCTGACCTGTTTTCCAACTATGAAGCCAATGACCCTTCCAGAAACCTCAGCTAGGTTTCTGAAAAAGCAGTAGCTCCACCTGGTGTTTGAATTATGGAAGCGCACCATGGCTCCTGTTTTCTGTGAGCACAAACCTTCCTCCATGATGATCATTTTTGCATCTCTGTGTTTTCATATGGCTGACTAAACAAATGCCAGTTGCATTTGAGTAAGGTCCAGGTTGTGGAGTCCTCCTGAGAGATCTTGTCACCTTGTCAGAGATATAACACATTTTTCCTCCAGTCATCATGTTGCCATGCTCCAATGGAGAAAGTATTTTGGGGGAGGTGGGAggcttgttgtttttttgttttgctttgtttatttttttgttgttttgtttttttaaacagggttctctctgtctccatctcactCTCCCTATCCCCCACCCTTCTCcgtctctccttttctcttaagagagacctggactcactttgtagcctagtCTGGCTCCAAACAcccaagagatccacctgtgctggaattaaaggcatgcaccaccatgcccagccaggaGAAAGTTTTTATAAGTGTTGGATTACATTTTTTCACTTGAATTCTTAAACTTTAAACCTCAGGTTGTCTTTAATCTCATTATTTCCTGACGTTTTGAGTGTCTTCTTTGCTTTTCATGTGTGTGACTTCTAGCCACATCACATGACTTTCTTCTTTGCTCAGCCCTTTTACCACCACCCCCTTCcttcatacatttattttattttgatgcaCATATTGTGTAAGTTAATCTAGTTctggtttttaattttcagtgattgtcacacacacatgtgatcaAGTATAAAACACCATTTAGTTTGATAATTATTAGTTTGGTAATTCTGATTATAATCACATCCTATTTCTTCATactattctttttattaaaatttatttattacatacacagtgttctgcctgcatgtactcctgcatgccagaagacagcaccagatctcattatacatggttgtgagacatcaagtggttgctgggaattgaactcaggacctttggaagagcatccagtgttcttaacctctctCCAACCCTTCTTCACACTAGTCTTGTTACAACTGTTCATTTTTGTACAACATTCTTTTATTTCTGCATATAGCATGTTTGTCAGAAGTTCTTGGGGGCTAGCTCTGCTGTTTCTTAGCAGAGACTCTTATGATGATCTCTTCCTTTGTGTATTTGTAAAGTACCACGGTGAGGACAGTGGTAATCTGGTGTAATGCTTTGAAATGACTCTTTGAAGAAGATTCATAAGTGTTTCTGTTATGCATACTGGTGAATCTGTCAGTGGGTGTCACCTTAAGCTGACTTGTATGACGCTTGTAGTTTCTTGGACAGAGCAGGAAGAAGgcattaatcttttttttatttcaacattatttttattatttcctttctgaaaaaaattttaaaaatgtataaactaAGAATTACCTTTTGATATAACACACAAGTCAAAATTACAGAAATTATAGTTGTGATATTCCTGCTTCTTTCCCCAGTAATTTCTCccattaatcattttttttcagtttttaaaaatttttattaattacagtttattcactttgtatcccagctatagcccctgcccccattccctcccaattccaccctccctccctcttcttctcctatgcccctctcccagtccaatgataggggaagtcctcttccccttccatctgaccctagtctatcaggtctcaacaggactggtttctttgcctttctctgtGGATTGATAAAActgtttccccctcaggtggaggtgatcaaagagccagctcatgtcagagatgatCCCTGTTCCTaatactggggaaccctcttgaactgagctgccatgtgctacttctgtgcaagggttctaggttatttccatgcatggtccttgtttggagtatcagtctcagaaaagacccctgtgcccagagtttttgtttctgttgctctccttgtagagctcctgttccctccaggtctttctatctcccccttctttcataagagtccctacactctgcccaaagtttggctatgagtctcagcatatgttttgataccctgctgggtagagtctttcagaggccttctgtgataggctcccatcatgttctctattttctttctcttccaatgtctgtcccgtttgccttcGTAAATGAAGATTAAatatcttacctagggtcctccttcttgattagcttccttaggtgtacagattagagtatgtttatcctatatcatatgtctaatatccacttataagttagtatataccatgagtgtctttctgcttctgggatacctcactcaggataatcttttctacatcccaccatttgcctgcagatttcatgatttctttatttttaattgctgagtttttaattccattgtataaatgtaccataatttctgtatccatttctcaactgaggggtgtctgggttgttttcagcttctggctattacaaataaagctgctacaaacatggttaatcttttaaaaaaaaacaaaacaaaacaaaacaaaaaacaacacttTGAGAGAGTATCCAAGGCTACCTAGGAGCTGCCCAAGATCTCCTTTACCATGCACAGTATACACTATATTGGTAAATTGTCCTGTGTTGTTTGAACTCATTGAGAAGCTGGCCCTGGAAATGGGGTTGTTCCACACAAGTTTCAACACCAGGGATCTTTGTCCAAGTTCTCCAAGACCTATGTGGGATTAGATTGCTCTCCTAACTCTGTGATATGGAGGAAAGTGGCAAAATAGGCTGAGTAAATTCCTTGTGTTCTTGAGAACATCTGGATGATGAACTATTTTCTACTGATGTTACTTCACTTACTGAGAAAGAAGTTCAGACCTGGGAAAGCTCATCCATAGAGAGAAAGCTTACCCTGAAATTCCAGGGATgcctcaacttccttagtcagtTTCTTAAGAATATGATACAAGCACAAGCCCTGCTGATGCTGTCTCTAACTGTTTCGATCTGTCCTTTCACTTGGAAGCCTGTTCCGCTCTGCTTGACACTCTTGAATGGTAAGCCAGCTGGCTACCTAATGCAGCTTCATCAGTCAGTTTTTGCTCGTTGCTTCTCGAGTGCCATTTTGATGACAATATATTTCTGTTGTGATTTGTTCCTTGACTTAGAAGCCTCACCCATGGTGTACATTCTGCTCTGCCTGGGACTCTCTCTATTGGGAACTCTAGCTGACTGCTTCATGTGAACTTGCCCTGCTGGATATTTTGAGCACCcgattctctctctgtctctctctccctcttgttgtatacttaataaTCTCACtcatttaaaactgaaaatagagcTCTTATAGATCATTTTCTGGGCCACAGCACAAAATTCCTCCAACCACTCATGGGGGACACTCGCACTTGGTACCTCTGCTCTCctcattcttctttttctgaatgtgcaccatgtgcatgcaataCCCATGGATATTAGAGGGGAGCAGATCACTGGAATGGAAGATTCCAACTGTTGTtggagccaccacatgggtgctgagagctGAGCCTTTGTCCTCTATaggagcagccaatgttctttaCCACTGGGCCATATCTCCAGACATATTTTTGTCCTTTTTTGCCTTATTTCCACCTACAAAAACAGTATCCTTCTCAGCAAAGCTATTGCCTCTTCCTGGGACTTCAGCTCCACCCACTACAGGGTTACTCTTCACTTAAACATTTACAATCTCAACATTCAAGGATATACTAGACTAGAAGTATGGTACACGGCATAGGGCATGAAGGAAAGCCTGGAGGCTTCTGGGCCTGCAGCCAAGCATTTGCTTGCTCTGCGGCTCCACTGTGCTTTATCTTTAACAGTCAGTCCTTTGTACTTGTTCTGCTTAGTCTTGTTTCTGCTCCATTCCATAGCCCTCTAATAGCCTATGGTTCCTGCTCCACATCCCAGTCTGCTTCACTGAAGAACAGGTTATCTCCAACACTTCAGTCTGGCCTTCCTTTATGTCACATTTGAAACCATCCAGGGAAACACTGTACTGAACCTAGCCTTGTCTTTGAGTTAGTACTGAGTGATAGTTCTCAGCAGTAGTGGGTAGATAATGCTGAGGAAGGCCTGGGTCTCTGGGCTTTCTGGCTCAGCCCCCAGAGGAACTGCTGCTGTCTTACCTTACAGTTATTTGTCCAGAAAGATGGTGGCAGCAGTTGAGTGGGAAGATGGGTCCTTAGTATTCTTGGAGCTGGCATCTCATTGGCTTGATCCACACCTTTAACAGAATCCAGGAGATAAGTGCACAGCATGCCCCACACGTGGGCACTTCCACTCCAGGTATTGCTCATAGCACCCATCCTACACACATGGATTGCCCTATTATtggctctattttattttatttttttggagggCGGGGAGGCAATCCTTTAGAAGGATTAttcatattcttttgtgtttgtaggCTTATATAGTTTGAGAGGTAGATGTAATCTCTGAGTGAATTTACTTTGTCAGTTTATAGGAGATAAGATGGAGGCTTAGATAAGTGTGTGTTGCTGAGAAAATATAAACCAGACTGTTCCTTGGGCCATGTTCTCTGAAACACCCTTTTCTTCTGTAAAAGAAATGGCAAGCCCCCACCAATAACTTATATGTGGATCTCTAAACCCATAGAATAACAGGTTCCCTGGATGCTCAAATTCTAGAAGAATGCCAGACTCCATTCTTACTTCTTTAAGAAAATTTAGAGTCCCAAGCTACCGGACCACAGGAGATCAGAGAGCTATCAATAGAAACACAACTCCCACCTGTTGAACACCTCAACTAAAAGTGACCCCCCCGCCCCTTCATTAGAGTTGTACATTTCTGCCCTGGGATTCCTTCTCCTCATCCTGCTGAATAGAAATCAGAGACAGCCTGACTTCATGAAACCTCCCACTTGCAATGAGAGCTATAAATATggaccccccaccaccaccattctACCACATGGCATGGATTCTCATCAGAGCCCTTCCATGCtgttctctctgtatgtctgtggaATTAACAGTTCTTTTAACAAGCTTTTCATCTCAAAGGaaattcttctcagcacccctcTCAAACCTAAAACCTCACAGCATTTTATGGGAACGTCAAAGAATTTACTTTTTCCGTCACTTTGAGTATGATGAGCTGGAGGCTGAGAATATGCAAGAGTGTTTTagtgaggcagagacagtcagCTCTAGTGAGCAAGCCCTTCTCACCTCCCTGCCAGTCAGAGCCAAAccctctctctggttctctgcagTGACAGTTCATCCATAATATAAAAACAACCTTGGTGACACATGATTTATGATCTTTGCACTTCTATTTAATCCTTATAGGGACTTGCTCTGTGAAATCATTGAGTTAAAGTGAGTGAGAGGAAATAAAGATAATGCAGAATTTCCTTAAGGGGTTTCCTTTAATCTAATAATTAAGCTTCTGTAAGTAATGCCAGTGGATCTGAGAAGAATTAGTATTGAAGACTAAAGTTACTTCTAGGATTGGGGTGAATTCATGCTGTTAGCTCGCACATTAGAAACTGGACTCTGATCCGTAGCGAATGATAAAGATTCTTTTACATGAAGAATTAGGAAGCCTGTTACATAGAGGAGGGTACTTACAAAACTAGAAATATAACTGATAATAAGTGACATTTACCTATAAATGTGAAGCAGGAGGGAATGCTGTGAAATAACTTTGCAACTTGCTTCTATGATGTGAGTTCTAGAAGGTGGCCAGGTATATACTGGTTACTTTCCATTGTCAACTTGACCGAAGTTAGACTCACCATGAAATATATCTCTGGGTATATGTATCTCTAATGGTGTTTCCAGAAAGGCTTAACCAAAGAACATGTGCAGTACACTGGGGAATTAGgttaaatggaaaagaaaaggtgAGCTGAGCATCAGTATTCATGGCTACTTCCTGCCTATAGATGCAATGAGATTAGTTGCCTTGAGCTTCTTGACAGACTCATAATGTGAGCTGAAAGTCAAACCTCAAGCTAGAAAAGCCTTAACATGCTGTGGGTAGAGCTTAATGGCCCTTCTGGTGGAAATCTGGAAGACCAGAATGCCAAGAAAAGGGTAGATAATGAAGGCTCAGCTCATGAAGCTGCAGACAGGCTGTATTGGCAGCTGGGCTAAGGGTTATTATATTACATTTTGGGGAAGAGTCTGACCACATACTGCTCATACTGTTCTAACAATATGAGTGAGGTTGAATTCATAATTAAGGGCTAATTCATTTAGCAAGAAAATCTCAGGACTGCATAGTGTCATATTATGGTTATTGCTCATGGCTGTTACTCAGTTAAACAGTGAAAGAGAGCAAGTAAAACAGAAAGTAATGAGAAGTGTGCAGTTTAGCAAGGAAAGAAGCATGACTTGATTTAAAGGTTCAGAAAAAGCAGAACATAAATGGCTGTGAAAAAGATGGCCTCATTAAAGAAACATGCCCCTGGGGACTAGAGGGAAGAAGAGCTGCAACACAGAAGGCAAGAGAGGCTGTATTGATAGCTGCCCTCTCTTGGTCCCTGGAGCTGTGCTCAAGGACACCTGTGGAGATGAGGCTGATAATTCTGGCCTCCAGAAAGTTAGAACACAGAGCAGAAATCTATGTTTGTCTAGAATTTAAAGCACTTGTCATCTCAGAAAAGGGATGAGGGAATAAAACTTTACCTACTGGTTGAGGGCATCGGGGAAATTTCTTTGTTCCTGCCTTTGGCAGTGTTGCATAAAATTAGTCTTCCTTGAGAATGAGAAACCACACATCATCTTTTCATTACTTGCATAGACTTCATATTACGATATCCGATTGATCTAAAATTTAAACTATTATAGATGGGAAATGCTCAAAGTCAgttcagaagaaataaaaaaaaaaacaaatcctaTGAAGGAAAGTTGGAAAAGACAACTGGAAAGATTATACCCCAAAATCACAGTCAAAATATTCTGTGCTGGGGTAGACACCCCACAGAGGTGTCACAGCAGGGCTGAAACAAGAGTGGGACTATAAAAGCAAATGGCCACTTACACAGTCAGGGAATTTTAGAGACCAGGGAGCTAGACAGGCAGAAACAATATCGTGACATGAAGGCATCTCCTTGCCTGGGTTACAAGTTTCTAATGCATCTGATCAGGACTTCCTGTCTTGGACATATGAACCAGTTCAGCAGAGCCTGTCCATGACTGTCTCAAGCGTGCCATACTTCAACTCTACTATGGTCCTGACTTCCCCTCACAGCAGCAGCCCGTAGGGTTCCAAAGTTTCTGTTAACAACACTCTGATGGGACAACTTAGGAAGATCACTCCCTTGCTTTGGCTTCTGTTTTCTGGTTGTCCTCATGAACTTTTCCCCATGTGTAAAAAGAACAATTACCAAGTTGACTTtatgtggggggaaaaaaaaggcttttttAGCTTAGCAAAATAATTGGCTccactaatgtgtgtgtgtatgtgtgtgcgtgtgtgtttgtgtgtgtgtgtgtgtgtgtgtgtgtgtgtgcgtggactTGGACTTGTGTGTGGAGGTATGTATGTAATCTGTGACTTATTAGACATTTCCAGGACCCACTTGATTATAATAAGGTTGGGTACTGAAAGCAGATGGGGTAAGTTGCTCATGAGTCACCTTCTTGTGTTCTACTGTTACTCATTACCAGAGCAAAGATATAATGAGAAAATAAGGCAGAACTTTACCTTCACATGCATCTTTCATGCTTGCTGATTCACATTTGGTAGAAAGAGAGACAAGAAAAGAGATGGGTctggacacagtggcacatgcctttaacccagcatgaccagccttgtctacatag belongs to Meriones unguiculatus strain TT.TT164.6M chromosome 16 unlocalized genomic scaffold, Bangor_MerUng_6.1 Chr16_unordered_Scaffold_43, whole genome shotgun sequence and includes:
- the LOC110565118 gene encoding sulfotransferase 1C2, which translates into the protein MALTPELNKQTKLKEVAGIPLQAATVDNWRQIQTFKAKPDDLLICTYPKSGTTWIQEIVDMIEQNGDVEKCQRAIIQHRHPFIEWARPPQPSGVDQANEMPAPRILRTHLPTQLLPPSFWTNNCKFLYVARNAKDCMVSYYHFYRMSQVLPDPGTWDEYFETFINGKVSWGSWFDHVKGWWEIQDRHQILFLFYEDLKRNPRHEIQKVMQFMGKNLDEAVLDKIVQETSFEKMKENPMTNRSTVPKSILDQSISPFMRKGTVGDWKHHFTVAQNERFDEIYRQKMKGTSINFCMEL